One Paracoccaceae bacterium genomic region harbors:
- a CDS encoding PhnD/SsuA/transferrin family substrate-binding protein, whose amino-acid sequence MKSTRRAVLMGAAASAAPFVATRSWAQGPAPFRFALTPVFLDNDAAVISALRAALAEGMGQDIELVQRRTYQEISGALLDGSVDAAWTCGYPYLQHEAKLSLLGVPVWRGRPLYQSYLIVDADDPAGSLAELRGGTHAFSDPDSNSGFLVTASDLARLGETTDRFFARTIFAYGHRNVVRAVAGGLTRSGSVDGYVWEALSETEPDLAAQTKVIGRSEWLGFPPFVARADRIAEPGIAACGTALRGLKDSAVGRTVLQLLFLDGVIAGTPTLFDGIAARMAEMGDG is encoded by the coding sequence ATGAAAAGCACGCGTCGCGCCGTGCTGATGGGAGCGGCGGCGTCGGCCGCGCCCTTCGTTGCAACTCGAAGCTGGGCCCAAGGCCCGGCACCCTTCAGATTTGCTCTGACACCCGTCTTCCTCGACAACGACGCAGCGGTCATTTCCGCCCTGCGCGCCGCTTTGGCGGAAGGCATGGGCCAGGACATCGAACTCGTCCAGCGACGCACATATCAGGAAATCTCGGGCGCACTTCTCGACGGTTCCGTGGATGCCGCGTGGACATGCGGCTACCCCTATCTTCAGCACGAGGCAAAACTCTCGCTTCTCGGGGTGCCGGTCTGGCGCGGCCGTCCGCTGTACCAGTCCTACCTCATCGTTGACGCGGACGATCCGGCGGGATCACTCGCCGAGCTGAGGGGCGGGACGCATGCCTTCTCCGACCCAGACAGCAACTCGGGTTTCCTTGTCACGGCTTCGGATCTTGCGCGCCTTGGCGAGACAACGGACCGCTTTTTCGCCCGGACGATCTTTGCCTATGGCCACCGCAACGTGGTGCGGGCGGTTGCCGGCGGGTTGACCCGGTCGGGCAGTGTCGACGGCTACGTCTGGGAGGCCCTGAGCGAGACCGAACCTGACCTGGCTGCACAGACGAAGGTCATCGGGCGGTCGGAATGGTTGGGCTTTCCGCCGTTCGTTGCCCGGGCAGACCGTATCGCCGAACCCGGGATCGCTGCCTGCGGCACCGCCCTGCGCGGGCTGAAGGACAGCGCCGTCGGACGGACGGTGCTGCAGCTTCTGTTTCTCGACGGTGTCATTGCGGGCACGCCAACCCTCTTCGACGGCATCGCCGCCCGGATGGCCGAAATGGGGGACGGTTGA
- a CDS encoding winged helix-turn-helix transcriptional regulator, which yields MATDETTTAALAKALAHPARIRILRLLQATPGCIGGDIVEAVGLAQSTVSEHLRILKSAGVISGEIDGARICYALNPTALAPLSDLIKGLTPPPDGACCIPGKKETA from the coding sequence ATGGCAACGGACGAGACGACAACGGCCGCCCTGGCAAAGGCTCTCGCACATCCGGCGCGGATCCGGATCCTCCGATTGCTTCAGGCTACTCCCGGCTGCATCGGAGGCGACATCGTGGAGGCCGTCGGCCTGGCGCAGTCCACGGTGTCGGAGCACCTCCGCATCCTGAAGTCCGCAGGTGTGATCTCGGGCGAGATCGACGGGGCCCGGATTTGCTATGCGCTCAACCCGACTGCATTGGCCCCGCTGTCTGACCTGATCAAGGGGCTCACCCCTCCGCCGGACGGGGCCTGCTGCATTCCCGGAAAGAAGGAAACGGCATGA
- the arsB gene encoding ACR3 family arsenite efflux transporter, whose product MSLFERWLTLWVALCILAGLVLGNLVPGLFGVLAGLEYASVNLVVAVLIWAMVYPMMIAIDLGSLKDVGRRPKGLVITLVINWLIKPFTMAALAVLFFNHLFAGLVDPAKAPEYIAGLILLGAAPCTAMVFVWSQLTKGDPNYTLVQVSVNDLIMVVAFAPIVAFLLGVTDISVPWETLILSVVLYIVIPLIAGALTRRALMARGGDAAVSGFTARIKPGSVLGLLLTVVLLFGFQGQVIIAQPLLIGLIAVPILIQSYGIFALGYAWAFAWQLPHRVAAPCALIGTSNFFELAVAVAIGLFGLNSGAALATVVGVLVEVPVMLSLVAFANRTRHRFPA is encoded by the coding sequence ATGAGCCTGTTCGAGCGCTGGCTGACCCTGTGGGTCGCGCTTTGCATCCTGGCGGGGCTTGTGCTTGGCAACCTCGTGCCCGGCCTGTTCGGCGTTCTGGCGGGGCTGGAATATGCCTCGGTCAACCTTGTGGTGGCCGTGCTGATCTGGGCGATGGTCTATCCGATGATGATCGCCATCGACCTCGGCTCGCTCAAGGATGTCGGACGGCGACCGAAGGGGCTGGTCATCACGCTGGTGATCAACTGGCTGATCAAGCCCTTCACCATGGCCGCGCTGGCCGTGCTGTTCTTCAACCACCTGTTCGCAGGGCTGGTCGACCCGGCAAAGGCCCCTGAATACATCGCGGGGCTGATCCTGCTGGGGGCCGCACCCTGCACGGCGATGGTCTTCGTCTGGTCACAGCTGACAAAGGGCGATCCGAACTACACGCTGGTGCAGGTCTCGGTGAACGACCTGATCATGGTCGTGGCCTTCGCGCCCATCGTGGCCTTCCTGCTGGGTGTGACCGACATTTCCGTGCCATGGGAGACGCTGATCCTTTCGGTGGTCCTGTACATCGTGATCCCGCTGATTGCAGGAGCGCTGACACGCCGGGCGTTGATGGCACGCGGCGGGGACGCGGCGGTTTCGGGCTTCACGGCGCGGATCAAACCGGGTTCGGTTCTTGGCCTCTTGCTGACCGTCGTGCTTCTCTTCGGTTTTCAGGGGCAGGTCATCATCGCACAGCCGCTTCTGATCGGGCTGATCGCCGTGCCGATCCTCATCCAGTCCTACGGCATCTTCGCGCTTGGCTATGCCTGGGCCTTCGCCTGGCAGCTGCCGCACCGGGTAGCGGCGCCCTGCGCCCTGATCGGCACGTCGAACTTCTTCGAGCTTGCGGTGGCGGTGGCCATCGGTCTTTTCGGTCTGAACTCCGGTGCGGCTCTGGCGACCGTCGTCGGTGTGCTGGTCGAGGTGCCCGTCATGCTCTCGCTGGTCGCCTTCGCCAACCGCACCCGACACAGGTTTCCGGCATGA
- a CDS encoding outer membrane beta-barrel protein, producing MLRLLCTTAPFALLSLAPVQAQEFYLGLGVGAGSISPSGFDDYNELSVIGGVQYPVSGNFFLGGEVEAGTASGSADIDGVSRLRVLAGIKTQDVSFFVAAGAVRMRGPFADLSGESSGTSFGIGIEVPVQDRFKLRVEAIRDSYDTGGTIGKVTLPDWKVDTLRVGAFFRF from the coding sequence ATGCTCCGCCTGCTGTGCACGACCGCGCCGTTTGCCCTGTTGTCCCTGGCACCTGTCCAGGCGCAGGAGTTCTATCTGGGTCTGGGTGTCGGCGCCGGGTCGATCAGCCCGTCGGGGTTCGACGACTACAACGAGCTGTCGGTGATCGGCGGCGTGCAGTATCCGGTCAGCGGCAACTTCTTTCTGGGCGGCGAGGTCGAGGCCGGGACGGCCTCGGGCAGCGCCGACATCGACGGGGTGTCGCGCCTGCGGGTGCTTGCCGGGATCAAGACGCAGGACGTGTCGTTCTTCGTCGCGGCGGGCGCCGTGCGGATGCGCGGACCCTTTGCCGATCTGAGCGGCGAGTCGTCGGGCACCAGCTTTGGCATCGGTATCGAGGTTCCGGTTCAGGACCGGTTCAAGCTGCGGGTCGAGGCGATCCGCGACAGCTATGACACCGGCGGGACGATCGGCAAGGTGACGCTGCCGGACTGGAAGGTCGATACGCTGCGCGTGGGCGCGTTCTTCCGTTTCTGA